The DNA sequence TTTCACCCAACCCACCGCCATCGGCACCCATATCAAGGCTGATCACCCACAACTCAAGTTCGCCGAACCGAAACAGGGCGGCTTCGATTTCAACTGGGCGCTGGACGCCAAGGGCGATGTGAAAAAACTGGCCGCCGAGGTGTATGACACAGAGTCCGGACGACGCCTGCAGCTCTACACCACCGAACCTGGCGTGCAGTTCTACACCAGCAACTTCCTCGACGGCACGGTCAAGGGTAAACAAGGCAAGGTCTATCCGCATTGGGGCGCATTCACCCTGGAAACCCAGCACTACCCCGACTCGCCCAACCAGCCGAACTTCCCTTCGACACGGCTTGATCCAGGCCAGGCCTACACCCAGACCATGGTGTTGAAGTTCTCCGCAAAATAACGTTCCCACCGGCTGATCATCCCCACGCCCCACGTGGGGATGATCATTTGTGAACACCTGGTCTATCCTGCTGCCACAGCACTATCGGTCTGAAAAACAGGAGGTTGGCATGAAGACTCTGGAATTGGCCGGCGTGTCCGTACCGGTGATCGGCCAAGGCACTTGGCACATGGGTGAGGAACCGTCCCATCACAAGAAGGAAGTCGCGGCCCTGCGGTTGGGCATCGAGCTGGGCATGACCCTGATCGACACGGCGGAGATGTACGCCGAAGGCGGTGCCGAGACCGTCGTTGGCGAAGCGATCACCGGTCTGCGCGAGCAGGTTTTCCTGGTGAGCAAGGTCTATCCCCACAACGCCAGCCGCAAAGGCATTCCCCTGGCTTGCGAACGCAGTTTGCGGCGGCTCGACACCGATTACATCGACCTATATCTGCTGCATTGGCGCGGACAGTACCCGCTGGAGGAAACCGTCGAAGCCTTCGAACGGTTGCGCGAAGAAGGCAAGATCGGTCGTTGGGGCGTGTCGAACTTCGATGTCGCCGACCTTGAAGAACTGGCCTCGCCGGCCTGCGCCACCAACCAGGTGCTGTACAACTTGCAAGAACGTGGTATCGAATTCGACCTGCTGCCCTGGTGTCAGGAACAGCGTATGCCGGTCATGGCTTACTGCCCGGTCGGCCAGGGTGGGCATCTGCTCAAGGACCATACCTTGGGGCAGATCGCCGAACGCCATGGCGCGACACCGGCGCAGATCGCACTGGCCTGGCTGTTGCGCCAGGACAATGTCATTGCCATTCCCAAGGCCGTACAGCCTGAGCACGTACGTCTGAATGCCGAGGCAGCAAACCTGAAGCTTGAACCGCAGGATTTGGCGGCCCTTGACCTGATGTTTCCCCAGCCTCAGGGCAAGCAGCGGTTGGCGATGGTCTGACGCCTAAATACGGACCATCGGGAACACACTGATTTGTGGCGAGGGGATTTATCCCCGCTCGAGTGCGCAGCACTCGCAACTTTATCGGTACCGCGAAATCTCAGGGGCCGCTGCGCGCCCCAACGGGGATAAATCCCCTCGCCACAGATCCACCATGTCCCCGGTCCAAAGAGTTCTGCAGGAATACACGGAAATCTCAGAACAACCCCATCTGCCCCCCCACCAACGTCGAAAAATCATCGTCCACAAACGGCAGGATCGCATCCGCCACCGGTTGCAGCTGTTTGCTCACGTAGTGGTCGTAATCAATCGGCGCGCTACGGATTTCCAGGGGCTCGGGGCCGGCGACGGTGATGACGTAGCTGATCCAGCCGCCATTCTGATACTGCCGCGGCCGGCCCTGGCGCTGGTTGAATTCGTCGGCCAGCCGCGCGGCCCGGACGTGGGGCGGTACGTTGCGCTCGTAGTCCTCCAGGGGCCGGCGCAAGCGCTTGCGGTAGACCAGTCGATCATCGAACGCGCCGGCCAGGGTCTGCTGCACATAATCGCGCACATAATCCTGGTACGGCTGGCGATGGAAGATTCGCCCGTATAGCTCTTGCTGGAACTGCCGGGCCAACGGCGACCAGTCGGTGCGCACGGTCTCCAGGCCCTTGTAGACGATTTCATCGCGGCCATCGGCGCGGGTCACCAGCCCGGCATAACGTTTCTTGCTGCCTTCCTCGGCGCCCCGAATGGTCGGCATCAAAAAGCGCTTGAAATGGGTTTCGAACTGCAACTCCAGCGCACTCTCCAGCCCGAACTCGTCACGCACCTGTTCGCGCCACCATTGATTGACGTGGGCCACCAGCTCCTGGCCGATCCTGGCCGCCTCTTCCTGGCCGTGGGCACGGCGCAGCCAGACGAACGTGGAGTCGGTATCACCGTAGATCACCACATGTCCCTGGGCTTCGATCAACTGCCGGGTGTGCTGCATGATCTGGTGGCCGCGCAAGGTGATGGACGACGCCAGCCGTGGATCGAAGAAGCGACAGCCACTGGAACCGAGCACACCATAAAAGGCATTCATGATGATTTTCAACGCCTGGGACAGCGGCGCGTTGTGTTCGCGCTTGGCGGTTTCCCGGCCTTCGGCGACCCGCGCGACGATGGCCGGCAGGCAATGCCGGGTACGGGAGAAACGTGCGCCGCGAAAGCCGGGTACCGATTCGCCGTCGTCCGGGTGACGCAGCCCCTCGATCAGGCCCACGGGGTCGATGAGGAAGGTGCGGATGATCGACGGATACAGGCTCTTGTAATCCAGCACCAGCACCGACTCGTAGAGCCCCGGCTGGGAATCCATGACAAATCCACCCGGGCTCGCCTCGGGCGGGCGCTGGCCAAGATTCGGCGCCACGAAACCCTGGCGGTGCATCAGCGGCATGTACAAGTGGGTGAACGCCGCCACCGATCCACCGCTGCGGTCCGCCGGCAGGCCGGTGACGCTGGCCCGCTCCAAGAGGAACTTGAGCAGCTCGGTCTTGGCGAAGATCCGCGTCACCAGCTCACAGTCCTTGAGGTTGTAGCGGGCCAGGGCCGGTTTGTCCTCGGCGAACATGCGGTTGATCTCATCCATGCGCTGGTACGGGTTGTCGATGGACTTACCCTCCCCCAGCAGCGTCTGGGCGACGTTCTCCAGGCTGAATGACGGGAAACTCCAGGTCGCCGAACGCAGGGACTCGATGCCGTCGATGATCAACCGCCCGGCTGCCGAGGCGAAAAAGTGATTGTTGCGCGCGCCATGCTCGCGCCATTGCATTTCTTCCCCGCCACGCCCCAAGCGCAACGGCACGGCCAGGCGTCGAGCGTGTTCATGCAGCACCCGCAGATCGAACTGCACCAGGTTCCAGCCGATGATCCCGTCGGGGTCAAAGCGGGCAAACCAGTCATTGAGCTTTTTCAACAGCACGGTGCGCGATTCGCAGTATTCCAGTTGGAAATCCACGCCGGTGTCGTCGCCATTGGGCGGGCCGAGCATGTAGACCTGGCGCTCGCCGCAGCCTTCCAGGGCAATGGAATACAAATCGCCCTGGGCGGTGGTTTCGATGTCCAGGGACACCAGGCGCAACGGTGGGCGGTACTCGGGCGCCGGTTTCATCTGGGCGTCGCGCAGCAGGCCGTCAGCAGTGGCTGTGCCGCCAAACCAGACGGGGGCGGTGATGAAGCGCTCCATCAGGTAGCGTTCCGGCGGCCGGATGTCAGCCTCGAACACCTCCACACCGGCACGGCGCAAGGTGGTGTCCAGGCGCATCAGTTGGGCGTGCTGCTGGCAATACAGCCCCAGCACCGGGCGATGCTCGAAATCCAGCAGGTCAAGGGGACGCAACTCAACGTCCTTCTCCCCTTGCAACAGCGCTTCGACCTGACCGCGCTGGACCTGCGGCACAAACGCCACCGACGGCTGCACCGGCAGGCGCACGCGCCGCGGGCCGGCGTCGGTCGCCAGCCAGAATTCGACTTCGGTGCCGGCCGGGGTGTCGCGCCAATGCCGGGTCAGGACGAAGCCCTGCTGTAAATCCACCGATGTAACCTCGAATTGTGCGTGAGCCCGGATTCTACCTGTGGTGAGGGGACTTCACCTGCTCAACTGACAGGCTCTTGCTGACAAGCTCTTGTGGCGAGGGAGCTTGCTCCCGCTGGGGTGCGCAGCAGCCCCAAAACCATCCATCTCGGTATATCGGGCGAATGCCAACAACCGGGGGCTGCTGCGCAGCCCAGCGGGAGCAAGCTCCCTCGCCACAGACAGCGCATGGCTTCATA is a window from the Pseudomonas brassicacearum genome containing:
- a CDS encoding DNA polymerase II, which produces MDLQQGFVLTRHWRDTPAGTEVEFWLATDAGPRRVRLPVQPSVAFVPQVQRGQVEALLQGEKDVELRPLDLLDFEHRPVLGLYCQQHAQLMRLDTTLRRAGVEVFEADIRPPERYLMERFITAPVWFGGTATADGLLRDAQMKPAPEYRPPLRLVSLDIETTAQGDLYSIALEGCGERQVYMLGPPNGDDTGVDFQLEYCESRTVLLKKLNDWFARFDPDGIIGWNLVQFDLRVLHEHARRLAVPLRLGRGGEEMQWREHGARNNHFFASAAGRLIIDGIESLRSATWSFPSFSLENVAQTLLGEGKSIDNPYQRMDEINRMFAEDKPALARYNLKDCELVTRIFAKTELLKFLLERASVTGLPADRSGGSVAAFTHLYMPLMHRQGFVAPNLGQRPPEASPGGFVMDSQPGLYESVLVLDYKSLYPSIIRTFLIDPVGLIEGLRHPDDGESVPGFRGARFSRTRHCLPAIVARVAEGRETAKREHNAPLSQALKIIMNAFYGVLGSSGCRFFDPRLASSITLRGHQIMQHTRQLIEAQGHVVIYGDTDSTFVWLRRAHGQEEAARIGQELVAHVNQWWREQVRDEFGLESALELQFETHFKRFLMPTIRGAEEGSKKRYAGLVTRADGRDEIVYKGLETVRTDWSPLARQFQQELYGRIFHRQPYQDYVRDYVQQTLAGAFDDRLVYRKRLRRPLEDYERNVPPHVRAARLADEFNQRQGRPRQYQNGGWISYVITVAGPEPLEIRSAPIDYDHYVSKQLQPVADAILPFVDDDFSTLVGGQMGLF
- a CDS encoding aldo/keto reductase, with the protein product MKTLELAGVSVPVIGQGTWHMGEEPSHHKKEVAALRLGIELGMTLIDTAEMYAEGGAETVVGEAITGLREQVFLVSKVYPHNASRKGIPLACERSLRRLDTDYIDLYLLHWRGQYPLEETVEAFERLREEGKIGRWGVSNFDVADLEELASPACATNQVLYNLQERGIEFDLLPWCQEQRMPVMAYCPVGQGGHLLKDHTLGQIAERHGATPAQIALAWLLRQDNVIAIPKAVQPEHVRLNAEAANLKLEPQDLAALDLMFPQPQGKQRLAMV